The DNA segment TTTAAGAAACCGAAAGTAATACATTGACATATAAAAGTAGAATGTTGTCATATCTAGATGCTTATTTGAGCATCATagctaaaatatatatacataaattgATTCTTGCTGTTTAGAGCATCAAATGGCCGGTTTTTATTACAGATAAGATTAGAAGCATATTACTATATTAGGTTATTTTATGTAATAGACATCAATCTTTACAAGGGCATTCAAGATATTATAATGAATTCAGACTAAATACACAGATTATAAGctttaaagatatttttttttgtgCAGTCTACATTAGATTAGTCAAATGGCTCGTTGATATACGCTTTAAGATTATGCTACTCTAGATATTTTTAAAGTAAGCAACCTTGCAGCATAAGTACTATTCTAAATCAGTCCAAATAAGATAATGTATTAATACAGATTAAGAAATACGTCAAACGGGTCAATTCAAATTACGGTCAAAAGAgtagaattaaaaaaaatagtgTAGTTTTTGTAATCGTATTAAAACTATAAAATTTAGGAAATTCATATAAATGGAGAAAAAGTGCCTGACCCGTCCGTTTAGACGCATCCCGAGAATTATCGCACCCAAAGCCATTTGATCATGACCCGTTACATGAACCATCCATTCTCCCACCTCTAAAATTTATCTATAACTTGGATCCAAACATAAATAATTGTACTGTGACTATTTCATATCAACTGGATAACAAAAGTCGAAAAGAGTTCCTTCCAGATTCTTCATGATGGCGTAACATCAGCTTCTAATCAATAATTGCAACCCATTTCGGACTTCCGTTATTTCTACAGGGAGTACAGGCTTTGCAGAAGGGTTTACATGTCAGCAAACAAATAGTTTGTAGGGCTCTGATTATTGCCACTGAAAACATTATTTTCTGCACTAAACCGAAGAATATATTCTCTGCCTGCTTGATGAATACGAAGATATACCATACGTGTCAACTTGTTTATAGCATAAATCATCGCGTTAAAGCAGATCATTAGAACCACTCTCATCCAAATAAAAAGATATGAGAAAGGAACTTATCTTTTTCATCCTTCCTATGCATTTATATTCCCTTAGGACCTATTTAAGACTGACCCGGGCTTCATATTTCAGCAAGTTAACATTCAAGTGTTGAGATTTGATCAAGTAGTTCAAGAAAGTAAATGGATAGGGTGAAGGATTTAGCATCCAAGAGTGCTGCGGTTATCTTTACCAAAAGCACATGTTGTATGTGCCATAGTATCAAGGCTCTGTTTTATGATCTTGGTGCAAGTCCTGCTGTTTATGAAGTTGACCATGACGCGGATATGGAGTGGGCCCTACGGCGGTTGGGTCGTAATCCTGCGTTTCCAGCCGTGTTTGTAGGTGGCAAATATGTGGGTTCTGCTAAAGATGTTATTTCACTTCATGTTGATGGcactttgaaacaaaagttgATTGAAGCAAAGGCTATCTGGTTCTAGTACTTGTCATGGTGTGCTTGCTAGGTTTTAATGTTGTTTTAGAGTGTACTAAAAATCGAGTCTAAGAGCTGCTCTTTTATGACGGCCTTATTGACTTTGTTGTACTAGAGTCAAACTTTAAACAAGTTTCTCATCTTTTTGTTATTAATCTCGGTGTAATGCTTATATGTCGCGTCATTAACAACCATCTTTCCTACCTATAAGTGCTTCTTTGCTCAGTCGGAATTTGAAAGAATCTTTTGGAATGTGGCCAGTAAACGATCAGCTATGTTATACGTCTTTATAGGCATTTCGTCAAACTCCTTGTGGTCAACTTCTGACTTTGTGAGTTTAGAAGAAAAGCATGATCCAGAATCTCCTCCGTTACCAATAGCGACTATAGGACTATTCTAATGTTGTAGAACATGATCACTTACATCAGTTATACCATGCTGATCATTAACTGATTGCTTCAGTTGTCTTTCTTTAGTGTCAACTAAGGAAAGCTGAGAAAAAGGAGCGAGGAAAGTGCAACTTGTCCCACGTAGGAGGGAAAGAAAATGGAGTGACTTATATATGGAAGCCCCCTTTTCT comes from the Helianthus annuus cultivar XRQ/B chromosome 4, HanXRQr2.0-SUNRISE, whole genome shotgun sequence genome and includes:
- the LOC110887407 gene encoding glutaredoxin-C11-like, with translation MDRVKDLASKSAAVIFTKSTCCMCHSIKALFYDLGASPAVYEVDHDADMEWALRRLGRNPAFPAVFVGGKYVGSAKDVISLHVDGTLKQKLIEAKAIWF